One window of the Nitrospirota bacterium genome contains the following:
- the ybgF gene encoding tol-pal system protein YbgF, whose protein sequence is MRLLLPVLLAFASSCFPYQRGIKGEENMIDAHARIRELEKKVEVLERAKGAQADVLVRIDRMGQEISQVRGKAEEIGKQKGGGSDPRVLQQLDLLEEKTRALEERIRQFEKALLSETSPDASPDVRSEQESYEEARRLYLQKRYGEAIDKFDVFQQSHPKSTLIDNALFWQGMSRYSNEEWEKAIIKFEDVRNRFPDGDKAPDAAYFEALSFRKMNDSKSAKALLQDFAKKYPKSDKVPLAEKLLKELK, encoded by the coding sequence TTGAGACTCCTTTTGCCGGTCCTGCTCGCCTTCGCGTCATCCTGTTTCCCCTATCAGCGGGGGATCAAGGGTGAGGAGAACATGATCGATGCCCATGCCCGGATACGGGAGCTGGAGAAGAAGGTCGAGGTGTTGGAACGGGCGAAGGGGGCGCAGGCGGACGTTTTGGTTCGAATTGATCGGATGGGACAGGAAATCAGCCAGGTGCGGGGAAAAGCGGAGGAGATTGGGAAGCAGAAAGGGGGAGGGTCGGACCCCCGCGTGCTCCAGCAACTCGACTTGTTGGAGGAAAAGACGCGGGCCCTCGAGGAGCGGATCCGCCAATTTGAGAAGGCACTGCTGAGTGAAACAAGTCCGGACGCTTCTCCGGACGTTCGTTCCGAGCAGGAAAGCTATGAAGAGGCGCGACGGCTTTACCTCCAGAAAAGGTATGGGGAGGCCATCGACAAGTTTGACGTCTTCCAACAGAGTCATCCGAAGTCCACGCTGATCGACAACGCTCTTTTTTGGCAAGGCATGAGCCGCTACAGCAACGAAGAATGGGAGAAGGCCATCATCAAGTTTGAGGACGTACGGAACCGGTTTCCGGATGGGGACAAGGCGCCCGACGCCGCTTATTTCGAGGCGCTGAGCTTCCGGAAGATGAATGATTCAAAGAGTGCCAAGGCACTTCTTCAAGACTTCGCGAAGAAGTATCCCAAATCGGACAAGGTTCCATTGGCGGAGAAGCTGCTCAAGGAGTTGAAGTAA